The sequence below is a genomic window from Dioscorea cayenensis subsp. rotundata cultivar TDr96_F1 chromosome 6, TDr96_F1_v2_PseudoChromosome.rev07_lg8_w22 25.fasta, whole genome shotgun sequence.
CAGAGGAGGGGCGGAGGAGGAGAGAGGACAACATGGTGGAGATCCGAAAGAGCCGAAGGGAAGAGAGCCTTCAGAAAAAGCGTCGCGAGGGGATGCAGGCCCAGACCATCGCCGCGTCTGCCCACGCCGCTGCCATGGAGAAGAAGGTAGTGACACTGGATCATCCGATCGGTGACCTTTTAGGCTCCGATTGTATGGTCGGTTttgggtttttctttttggggttTAGGTTTGCTGGATCtgatgttagggttttgatgataTGATTCATCTCTTTGTGTTTTCAGTTGGAGAGTCTTCCAGCGATGGTAGCGGGGGTTTGCTCCGAGGATAGCAACTTGCAGCTTGAGGCCACCATGCAGTTCCGGAAACTCTTGTCTATAGGTATCAAAGTTTGTAATCTTATTTGGTTCATCTTTAACTTTATCTTTCTGTGATTGTTCTCTTCTTTTGCTTAATCTGTTCATTAATGTATCATCTAAGTGGCCATAATGTTTTGGATCAACAGAAAATAGATTAGAGTAAATGAAACTAATTGAGATTGGTGTATGGAAGTAGATAAGATTGTTTTGTCAATGCTTTTTAATTGCCAATTCATCAAACTTTTGTTGTTCAATGTTcaaacaaattagaaaaatatctttgaatatcaatttcttcttttcctcaTTTTTGCCTGAATCGAAATATGCCCACAGTGTTcctttgtttgaaaaaattgaaatgagaatgaatttaTCTATTGTAGGAGAAACTGCATGCCTTTTATTGTATACACTGATCTatgcatttatttctatttggcACCAACAGCAATGGTGACATATTCTGTTTTTGAGTTTGTTATCAGTAAATTGCTTTCTGTGTCTCCAAACTCTTCGATTTTTTCGGAAGATATAGTCTCAAAGTTATTGTCCTATGCTAACTTAATATacagttattatttttatttaatacttgaaaattgtttttaggtaaattaatttacaattatGCTTCCTTATGTTTATTTCCTCTAGAGGTTGAACAGTTGGTTTGAGATGGAATTATGTGTGTGCTTTCTTGGTTGCTAAGCAGGGTATGCCTTGATCATGATTTCTACATTATGAGGATTGTCTGAAAGTTTCAGTAATTTAGCTGAATGCTTATAAAGAATGTGTAGATAGTTAGTCAGATTTCATTATTGCGAGTTCATTTCCAATATGTAGAAATCAGTGGACTTTAATGATCACTGGTTTTTTGACATTTGATTAGAACGAAGCCCACCAATTGAGGAGGTAATCCAATCTGGTGTTGTTCCACGATTCGTGCAGTTTCTTACTAGAGAGGACTTCCCCCAACTTCAggttgttttgatttaattagtttaattaaaacactagtTTTCTTATTGGTAATTTTCTCAtggtatttataaattatttcttgCAGTTTGAGGCTGCTTGGGCATTGACCAACATTGCCTCAGGGACCTCAGAGAACACCAAGGTTGTGATTGATCATGGCGCTGTGCCTATATTTGTGAAGCTTCTTGGTTCTCTAAGTGATGATGTCCGTGAGCAGGTGTGTTTTGCAATTGAAACTATTGTTGTGCATTAttaattgtttctttatttctataatttgctctgattcattgtttttgacttttttacGGTAGGCTGTCTGGGCTTTGGGAAATGTTGCTGGTGATTCTCCCAGATGTCGTGATCTTGTCCTTCAACATGGGGCATTGATTCCTCTCTTGGCACAATTAAATGAGCATGCTAAGCTTTCTATGCTTAGAAATGCTACATGGACATTGTCAAATTTTTGTCGAGGGAAGCCACAACCGCCGTTTGAACAGGTTTGTTGTAAATTTTACATTGGTGATTATGTTTTCACTAATTTTATAACAGGCAGTTTCAAAGTTTCCTTTGTATTGATTACTCTTATGGTTTTATTGATTAGACAAAACCTGCTCTTCCCGCACTGGAGCGCCTAATTCATTCAAATGACGAGGAAGTCCTTGCTGATGCTTGCTGGGCTTTGTCGTATTTGTCTGACGGTACAAACGACAAAATACAAGCTGTCATAGAAGCTGGTGTCTGTCCACGGCTTGTGGAACTTCTTGTGTAtgtatttgatttgatatttcTTTAATGTGATTTGCTTTTTAGCTGGTTGAAGATATCATTTAGCTTGTTG
It includes:
- the LOC120263460 gene encoding LOW QUALITY PROTEIN: importin subunit alpha-1a-like (The sequence of the model RefSeq protein was modified relative to this genomic sequence to represent the inferred CDS: deleted 1 base in 1 codon) — its product is MSLRPSERAEVRRNKYKVAVDAEEGRRRREDNMVEIRKSRREESLQKKRREGMQAQTIAASAHAAAMEKKLESLPAMVAGVCSEDSNLQLEATMQFRKLLSIERSPPIEEVIQSGVVPRFVQFLTREDFPQLQFEAAWALTNIASGTSENTKVVIDHGAVPIFVKLLGSLSDDVREQAVWALGNVAGDSPRCRDLVLQHGALIPLLAQLNEHAKLSMLRNATWTLSNFCRGKPQPPFEQTKPALPALERLIHSNDEEVLADACWALSYLSDGTNDKIQAVIEAGVCPRLVELLVHPSPSVLIPALRTVGNIVTGDDLQTQFIINQNALPCLLNLLTHNHKKSIKKEACWTISNITAGNKEQIQAVIAADIIGPLVHLLQTAEFDIKKEAAWAISNATSGGTHDQIKFLVSQGCIKPLCDLLVCPDPRIVTVCLEGLENILKVGEAEKEAGTTGGVNLYAQMIDEAEGLEKIENLQSHDNTEIYEKAVKILETYWLEEEDETMPTGDATAQAGFGFGAQNPPPGGFNFG